A window of Synechococcus sp. MEDNS5 contains these coding sequences:
- a CDS encoding response regulator transcription factor, with protein MLITIDDSFRTLSQHLQDLSQNHRILVATDNRPYALALASCFALHHDDHPSRLVGIATTHREALACLDDVRGPLLAFVSEHLESGDGLALVADLEQRSVPQSPIATVFTLEQIDSPRLKEALASPSDVVLARPSLDLMAIVNAVESILAGVRFVDPAIPFAIKKHELNGNHVLSEQERRVLQLLCNGFTNKGIGEALSIAETTARGHVQSIMRKLNVRDRTAAAVEGIRRHWVD; from the coding sequence ATGTTGATCACGATTGACGATTCCTTCCGAACGCTCAGTCAGCACCTGCAGGACTTGTCTCAGAATCACCGGATTCTGGTGGCGACTGACAATCGCCCCTATGCCCTGGCTCTGGCCAGTTGTTTTGCCCTGCATCACGACGATCACCCCAGCCGTCTGGTGGGAATTGCCACGACGCACCGAGAAGCGTTGGCCTGTCTCGATGACGTTCGTGGTCCCCTATTGGCCTTCGTCAGTGAGCATCTGGAAAGCGGGGATGGGCTTGCGCTCGTGGCTGATCTCGAGCAGCGATCAGTGCCTCAGTCGCCCATCGCCACTGTGTTCACCCTGGAGCAAATCGACTCACCGAGGCTGAAAGAGGCGCTGGCCAGCCCTTCGGATGTGGTGCTGGCCCGCCCCAGTCTTGATCTGATGGCGATCGTGAATGCGGTGGAGTCGATTCTGGCGGGAGTGCGGTTTGTGGATCCTGCAATTCCTTTTGCCATCAAGAAGCATGAACTCAATGGCAACCACGTTCTGTCGGAGCAGGAGCGCCGGGTGCTTCAGCTGCTTTGCAACGGCTTCACAAACAAGGGGATCGGTGAGGCGCTCTCAATTGCAGAGACCACGGCGAGAGGGCATGTGCAATCCATCATGCGCAAGTTGAACGTGAGGGATCGAACCGCTGCTGCCGTAGAGGGCATTCGGCGTCACTGGGTGGATTAA